The Pseudomonadota bacterium genome window below encodes:
- a CDS encoding 2-isopropylmalate synthase yields MLERVKIFDTTLRDGEQSPGNTMNTQEKLRVAKQLEALGVDIIEAGFPIASDGDFDAVKQIASIIKNSEVAGLARANNEDIDRAWEAIKDAQMPRIHTFISTSDIHLKHQFKKTRDEILTIAVDAVKRAKQYTDNVEFSAMDATRSDWDYLCRIVAEVIDAGAITVNIPDTVGYAVPQEFGRLIRYIKENVPNIDRAVISVHCHNDLGLAVANSIAAIENGARQIECTINGIGERAGNASMEEIAMILRTRKNVFSLETRIVTEKIYPASRLITSITGVSVQPNKAIVGANAFAHESGIHQDGLLKAKLTYEIMTPESVGISKSSLVLGKHSGRHAFRERIEGLGYTLDDKELNLTFKRFKTLSDMKKYVYDEDIEMIIMDEIYKIPEKYRLVYLNVSCGNTTIPTATVKLEIDGTIYQEVGVGDGPVDATYKIIKKMVKTNSKLAKFSVNSITKDTDAQGDVFVKLEEKGLIAIGKGADTDIIVASAKAYINALNRIEYIKSKKAEVK; encoded by the coding sequence ATGTTAGAAAGAGTAAAGATATTTGATACCACATTGAGGGATGGGGAACAGTCTCCGGGAAACACTATGAATACACAGGAAAAACTCAGGGTAGCTAAACAGCTTGAGGCTCTGGGTGTTGATATTATCGAAGCGGGTTTTCCCATAGCTTCGGATGGTGATTTTGATGCAGTCAAACAGATTGCCAGTATCATCAAAAACAGCGAGGTAGCTGGCCTTGCACGGGCAAACAATGAAGACATTGATCGTGCCTGGGAAGCGATAAAGGACGCACAGATGCCCCGGATTCACACCTTTATCTCAACCTCAGACATCCATCTAAAGCATCAATTCAAAAAAACCAGGGATGAGATTTTAACAATTGCAGTAGATGCTGTAAAAAGGGCAAAACAATATACCGATAACGTTGAATTTTCTGCCATGGATGCAACGAGAAGTGACTGGGATTATCTGTGCCGTATAGTAGCCGAAGTCATCGATGCAGGGGCAATTACCGTTAATATCCCTGATACTGTTGGCTATGCAGTGCCTCAGGAATTCGGCAGGCTCATCCGTTATATTAAAGAGAATGTACCCAACATAGACCGGGCCGTCATCAGTGTGCACTGTCATAATGATCTCGGACTCGCCGTTGCAAATTCCATTGCGGCAATAGAAAACGGCGCCCGGCAGATAGAGTGCACAATCAACGGGATCGGCGAACGGGCAGGAAATGCGTCAATGGAAGAAATTGCCATGATCCTTCGCACCAGGAAAAATGTGTTTTCACTGGAAACACGGATTGTCACCGAAAAGATATACCCTGCAAGCAGGCTTATAACTTCCATCACCGGCGTTTCTGTTCAGCCGAATAAGGCAATAGTCGGTGCCAATGCCTTTGCTCATGAATCAGGCATCCACCAGGACGGCCTTCTGAAGGCAAAACTTACATATGAGATTATGACTCCCGAGTCAGTAGGCATATCAAAGAGCTCCCTTGTCCTCGGCAAGCACTCCGGCAGGCATGCTTTCCGGGAGAGGATTGAAGGACTTGGCTATACGTTGGACGACAAAGAACTCAACCTTACCTTTAAAAGATTCAAGACACTCTCAGACATGAAAAAATATGTCTATGATGAAGACATTGAAATGATTATCATGGATGAAATATATAAAATTCCTGAAAAATACAGACTTGTATATCTGAATGTAAGTTGCGGCAATACAACAATCCCAACGGCTACGGTGAAGCTTGAAATAGATGGTACCATTTACCAGGAAGTGGGTGTAGGAGACGGACCTGTTGATGCCACATACAAAATTATCAAAAAAATGGTAAAAACAAACAGTAAGCTTGCAAAATTCTCTGTCAATTCCATTACGAAAGACACAGATGCACAGGGAGATGTATTCGTGAAACTTGAAGAAAAAGGACTTATTGCCATCGGGAAAGGCGCGGATACGGATATTATTGTAGCAAGTGCAAAGGCATATATTAACGCACTGAACAGAATTGAATATATCAAATCAAAAAAAGCTGAGGTGAAGTAG
- a CDS encoding TPM domain-containing protein: MKRTEMIRKFLFKILLFFLFLTIHYSLFTVPCFALDVPPLKGYVNDYANMISPSARTQIEDELKAFEQSDSTQVVIITIPSLQGEVLEEFSIKVGETWKIGQKGKDNGIIFLVSNQDRKIRIEVGRGLEGSLTDLTAGRIIDLVIKPRFKRGDYDGGFTAGVHALIDATRGEFKAEARTSSARKKGISPYFTIIFFAGVVLLFLGRISKVLGGAAGALGLPAVLYLFFGAPLILIVIFGILGLVMGILLPLLFSAGGFGGGPWFGGGGWGSGSGGGDSDFGGGFDGGGGDFGGGGGSGDW, from the coding sequence GTGAAAAGAACCGAAATGATTAGGAAGTTCCTTTTTAAAATACTATTATTTTTTTTGTTTCTTACTATTCACTATTCACTGTTCACTGTTCCCTGTTTTGCTCTTGATGTCCCACCTCTTAAAGGCTATGTAAACGATTATGCAAATATGATCTCTCCTTCCGCACGCACTCAGATAGAGGATGAACTGAAGGCCTTTGAGCAGTCCGATTCAACGCAGGTCGTCATTATTACAATTCCATCTCTTCAGGGGGAGGTACTGGAAGAATTTTCCATTAAAGTCGGCGAAACATGGAAGATCGGTCAAAAAGGCAAGGACAATGGTATTATTTTTCTTGTTTCGAATCAGGACAGGAAGATCCGGATTGAGGTAGGTCGGGGTCTGGAGGGCAGTCTTACCGACCTGACGGCAGGAAGAATTATCGACCTGGTAATAAAACCGAGATTCAAAAGGGGCGATTATGATGGAGGATTTACTGCCGGTGTACATGCTCTCATCGATGCAACACGGGGAGAGTTTAAAGCAGAGGCCAGAACGTCTTCTGCAAGGAAAAAGGGTATTTCCCCTTACTTCACAATTATCTTTTTTGCGGGTGTTGTCCTGCTTTTTCTCGGCAGGATATCAAAGGTGCTGGGGGGTGCAGCCGGAGCTCTTGGATTGCCTGCTGTTCTGTATCTGTTTTTCGGCGCCCCATTGATACTAATTGTGATTTTTGGCATATTGGGTTTAGTAATGGGTATACTTTTACCTCTTTTATTTTCTGCCGGAGGGTTCGGCGGCGGCCCGTGGTTCGGCGGAGGGGGATGGGGAAGCGGTAGCGGAGGAGGAGACAGCGATTTCGGGGGCGGTTTTGACGGAGGCGGCGGCGACTTCGGAGGCGGCGGCGGTTCAGGAGACTGGTAA
- a CDS encoding LemA family protein, whose product MKKVFMYIAVIFFVFSLSGCGYNTMQANEEAVKAAWGDVEASYQRRSDLIPNLVEVVKAYAKYEKETLQAVTEARAKVGSIQVSKDMVGDPKTMAQFQAAQGAMSSALSRLMVVVEKYPDLKANQNFMDLQHQLEGTENRINVARVRYNKSVQTFNTSIRIFPNSLTNSMLLHLTPKEAFKAEAGAEKAPTVKF is encoded by the coding sequence ATGAAAAAGGTATTCATGTATATTGCTGTTATATTTTTTGTTTTCAGTTTATCCGGCTGCGGCTACAACACTATGCAGGCTAATGAAGAGGCAGTGAAGGCTGCATGGGGAGATGTTGAAGCATCATACCAGAGAAGAAGCGACCTGATTCCGAATCTCGTTGAAGTTGTCAAGGCCTATGCAAAGTATGAGAAGGAAACACTTCAGGCAGTTACAGAGGCAAGAGCAAAGGTCGGCAGCATACAGGTTTCAAAAGACATGGTCGGCGATCCTAAAACCATGGCCCAATTCCAGGCTGCACAGGGGGCTATGAGCAGTGCACTGTCAAGGCTTATGGTGGTTGTTGAGAAATATCCGGACCTGAAGGCAAATCAGAATTTCATGGATCTCCAGCACCAGCTTGAAGGCACAGAAAACAGGATAAATGTGGCCAGGGTTAGGTATAATAAAAGTGTGCAGACATTTAATACGTCCATACGGATATTCCCGAATAGCCTTACAAACAGCATGCTGCTCCATCTGACGCCTAAGGAAGCTTTTAAAGCTGAGGCAGGAGCGGAAAAAGCGCCGACGGTGAAGTTTTAA
- a CDS encoding aspartate-semialdehyde dehydrogenase — protein MKAYNVAVVGATGAVGNEMIKTLEQRKFPVNKLTLLASARSIGKTLTFKGEEIPVDELTENSFKGIDIGLFSPGGAVSKKFAPIAAAAGCVVIDNTAAFRMDPDVPLVVPEVNAHAVKDYKKKGIIANPNCSTIQMVVVLKPLHDAARIKRVVVSTYQAVSGTGKKAIHELEQQILAIYGNKDIVNKVYPYQIAFNCLPHIDVFLENGYTKEEMKMVNETKKIMEDNSIQVTATTVRVPVFYGHSESVNIEFERPISPDEARKILKKAPGVKVVDDPSKNKYPLAIHAAGKDETFVGRIRIDESIPHGLNMWIVADNIRKGAALNAVQIAEVLIGKHL, from the coding sequence ATGAAAGCATATAATGTAGCTGTTGTCGGAGCAACAGGCGCTGTTGGAAATGAAATGATCAAGACACTTGAGCAGAGAAAATTCCCGGTAAATAAACTGACGCTTCTTGCCTCAGCAAGGAGCATAGGAAAGACATTAACATTTAAAGGGGAAGAGATACCGGTTGATGAATTAACTGAGAATTCCTTTAAAGGCATTGATATCGGATTGTTTTCACCGGGAGGCGCAGTAAGCAAAAAGTTTGCACCTATTGCAGCAGCAGCCGGATGTGTTGTCATAGATAATACGGCCGCCTTCAGGATGGACCCCGATGTTCCCCTTGTTGTACCCGAGGTAAATGCACATGCAGTAAAGGATTATAAAAAAAAGGGAATTATCGCAAACCCGAACTGTTCAACAATTCAAATGGTTGTAGTGTTGAAACCGCTCCATGATGCGGCGAGGATAAAACGGGTTGTAGTCTCCACGTATCAGGCTGTTTCCGGTACAGGAAAAAAGGCAATCCATGAGCTTGAACAGCAGATACTTGCCATTTATGGTAACAAAGATATAGTGAACAAGGTTTATCCATATCAGATAGCCTTTAACTGTCTGCCTCATATCGACGTTTTTCTTGAAAACGGTTACACAAAAGAAGAGATGAAGATGGTAAATGAAACAAAGAAGATTATGGAAGATAATAGTATTCAGGTTACCGCAACCACTGTAAGGGTCCCTGTCTTCTACGGACATTCGGAATCCGTAAACATTGAATTTGAAAGACCTATAAGCCCTGATGAGGCGCGGAAGATACTGAAAAAAGCTCCCGGCGTAAAGGTGGTGGATGATCCTTCCAAAAATAAATACCCCCTTGCAATACACGCTGCAGGCAAGGACGAGACATTTGTAGGAAGGATACGCATCGATGAGTCTATACCCCATGGATTGAATATGTGGATTGTTGCGGACAATATCAGGAAGGGCGCTGCGCTCAATGCGGTACAGATTGCAGAGGTGTTGATAGGCAAGCATCTGTAA
- the leuC gene encoding 3-isopropylmalate dehydratase large subunit produces the protein MSMTITEKILASHAGKAFVEPGEIIEARIDLALANDITAPLSLEEFEKVGAAKVFDNDKVVFVLDHFTPNKDILSAENCKKIREFSIKHNITNFYEGGQCGVEHALLPEAGLVIPGDLVIGADSHTCTYGALGAFATGMGSTDITYGMVTGHIWLKIPENIKFICHGKWQEWVTGKDLILHIIGKIGVDGALYASMEFDGEAISALSMDSRFTIANMAIEAGGKNGIFKVDDKTLEYVKGRSKRPYTVFESDKDAKYKEVYEIDAGSIGLNVACPSLPSNVKNVDELKGVHVDQVIIGSCTNGRIEDLEMAAKILKGRKTARHTRCIVIPATPKIYAEALRRGLFEIFLDAECIISPPTCGPCLGGHMGILAKGERAVATTNRNFIGRMGHPESEVYLAGPAVAAASAIKGEIAHPREVL, from the coding sequence ATGAGCATGACCATTACGGAAAAGATACTTGCATCACACGCAGGTAAGGCATTTGTTGAACCTGGAGAGATTATCGAGGCAAGGATTGACCTTGCTCTCGCAAACGATATAACAGCGCCATTATCGCTTGAAGAATTTGAAAAGGTAGGTGCTGCAAAGGTTTTTGATAATGATAAGGTGGTATTTGTTCTTGACCATTTTACACCGAACAAGGACATACTGTCTGCTGAAAACTGCAAGAAAATAAGGGAGTTTTCAATAAAGCACAACATCACTAATTTCTATGAGGGTGGACAATGCGGCGTTGAACATGCTCTGCTGCCCGAAGCAGGTCTTGTAATACCAGGCGATCTGGTGATAGGAGCGGACAGCCATACCTGCACATACGGGGCTCTTGGCGCCTTTGCAACAGGGATGGGCAGCACCGACATTACCTATGGTATGGTTACCGGCCATATCTGGCTAAAAATCCCTGAAAATATCAAATTCATCTGCCATGGAAAATGGCAGGAATGGGTTACTGGAAAAGACCTCATCCTCCATATCATAGGAAAGATCGGCGTAGACGGCGCTCTATATGCATCTATGGAGTTCGACGGTGAGGCAATTTCAGCCCTTTCCATGGATTCACGCTTTACAATCGCCAACATGGCCATTGAGGCCGGCGGGAAGAACGGGATATTCAAGGTAGATGACAAGACTCTTGAATATGTGAAGGGAAGAAGCAAAAGACCATACACGGTTTTTGAGAGCGATAAAGATGCTAAATACAAAGAGGTTTATGAGATTGATGCAGGCAGCATAGGCCTTAACGTTGCATGTCCATCATTGCCGTCCAATGTAAAAAACGTGGATGAACTGAAGGGTGTGCATGTCGATCAGGTAATCATCGGATCATGCACGAACGGGAGAATTGAAGATTTGGAGATGGCAGCCAAAATATTAAAAGGAAGGAAAACGGCAAGGCACACAAGGTGCATTGTCATACCTGCCACACCGAAGATTTATGCCGAAGCCTTAAGGCGCGGCCTTTTTGAAATCTTTCTTGATGCAGAATGCATCATATCGCCTCCTACATGCGGTCCCTGCCTTGGCGGACATATGGGTATACTCGCAAAGGGGGAAAGGGCAGTGGCAACTACAAACAGAAATTTTATCGGAAGGATGGGGCATCCTGAGAGCGAGGTTTATCTTGCAGGCCCTGCGGTAGCTGCTGCAAGCGCTATCAAAGGGGAGATTGCACATCCACGGGAGGTTTTATGA
- a CDS encoding 3-isopropylmalate dehydratase small subunit translates to MILKGRVWKFGDNIDTDIIIPARYLALTDPKALGEHCMEPLAPLFHKEVKPGDIIVGGFNFGCGSSREHAPIAISALGISLVIARSFARIFYRNGFNKGLALLEADIAEDVEDGETIEVDLSSGIITWKDKQTKAKPIPPFMEELINAGGLINYLKKNLEDKHESI, encoded by the coding sequence ATGATACTGAAAGGAAGAGTCTGGAAGTTTGGAGATAATATTGATACGGATATTATTATACCGGCACGATACCTTGCGCTAACTGATCCGAAGGCACTGGGAGAACACTGCATGGAACCTTTGGCGCCCTTGTTTCACAAAGAGGTGAAACCGGGTGATATTATTGTCGGCGGATTCAATTTCGGATGCGGCTCATCAAGGGAACATGCGCCTATTGCCATTTCCGCCCTCGGTATTTCCCTTGTTATTGCAAGGAGCTTTGCACGTATTTTTTACAGAAACGGATTCAACAAAGGGCTGGCGCTTCTGGAGGCAGATATAGCCGAAGATGTTGAAGACGGAGAGACAATAGAGGTCGATCTCTCTTCGGGAATCATCACCTGGAAGGACAAGCAGACCAAGGCAAAGCCGATCCCGCCTTTCATGGAAGAACTTATCAATGCAGGCGGATTAATAAACTATCTCAAAAAAAATCTGGAGGATAAACATGAAAGCATATAA